Proteins encoded in a region of the Polyangiaceae bacterium genome:
- a CDS encoding ribbon-helix-helix protein, CopG family, which produces MGRPARAEVASMMHVGFRLTQDEVDRLDHLVAEQGHRDRSALLRAWLAEGGPTSPRTNSARTPHTSTRGARRSSAASPVEPTKDRPRHPKITVTPRVMDSSPSSGEPSQETRPKSIMRELLAELNLRRDALLIRVPEVVRALLPDASMETVHEALLTLNRNGLIELRPDAGSEFLKPEDAAICPRGPRDTVFSYARWTDTSTR; this is translated from the coding sequence GTTTCCGACTCACGCAAGACGAGGTGGACCGACTTGATCACCTCGTCGCGGAGCAAGGACACCGTGACCGCTCCGCGTTGCTGCGCGCGTGGCTTGCGGAAGGCGGCCCGACGTCTCCACGGACAAACTCCGCACGCACACCACACACGAGCACAAGAGGCGCACGCAGATCGAGCGCCGCTTCCCCTGTTGAGCCGACAAAAGATCGCCCGCGACACCCAAAGATCACGGTAACGCCACGCGTGATGGACTCGAGTCCATCGAGTGGTGAGCCATCGCAAGAGACACGACCAAAATCCATCATGCGCGAGCTACTGGCTGAGCTGAACCTTCGAAGGGACGCGCTGCTCATTCGAGTGCCAGAAGTTGTGCGTGCTCTCTTGCCGGATGCGTCAATGGAGACGGTGCACGAGGCACTTCTCACACTGAACAGGAACGGATTGATCGAGCTTCGTCCTGATGCTGGTAGCGAGTTTTTGAAGCCAGAAGACGCTGCGATTTGCCCGCGTGGACCTCGGGACACGGTGTTTTCGTACGCTCGATGGACCGACACGAGCACGCGTTAG